A single region of the Lotus japonicus ecotype B-129 chromosome 4, LjGifu_v1.2 genome encodes:
- the LOC130714975 gene encoding putative disease resistance protein At3g14460 yields MGGVGKTTLAQMVYNDDNLKHNFNFDFKAWVCVSEVFDIMRVTKTLTEALTQHACQVNDLNLLQEKLVEKLKGKKFLIVLDDVWMEDYDSWNLLKKPLQYGIRGSKILVTTRSEKVAFVVQTVQTYHLSQLSNEYCWSVLANHACLSLKSDKSTTALEKIGLEIVKKCKGLPLAAQSLGGLLRRKRDIRDWNNVLNSDIWELPESESKIIPSLRISYHYLPPHLKRCFVHCSLYPKDFELKKNDVIQLWIAEDLIPPPKKGKTLEEAGHEYFDYLVSSSFLQRSSPTRWNEESFVMHDLMHDLATLCGGEFYFRSDDLGGETKIGSKTRHLSFLNFSCPRSENVGFFSGAKFLRTFFRTNYEKHSFEDDEVVCIELSNLEYLRVLSFTSFKKLTALPDSIGGLIHLRYLDLSSTGINSLPESLCNLYNLQTLKLEHCYSLTMLPSGMQNLVNLHYLCIHGTSIKEMPKGMSKLKQLQHLPYFIVGKHEQIKIKELGGLSNLHGRFSIRKLENVENGSEAYEAKMMDKKHIRHLILAWSLDKDCIDSGIEMDILCKLEPHQDLQSLEINRYRGTRYPDWVGNPYYHNMTRITLYGCKNCVILPSLGRLPSLVHLGIYRLKTIEKVDASFLNNNTKNDGSLLTPFPSLESLEFKKMPCWEVWSCSEPRAFPQLKRLTIEDCPKLKGDLPSHLPALEELEIKDCEQLACSLPWAPAIRQMTIIKSKIVVLQELPVSIECLTIEASPMVTESIFEAFINKKPTCLRSLELRDCSCSFGMSFPGGCLPASLKTLYIEDFRKLEFPQQQKQTHELLEWLEIKSSCDSLTSLPLESFPNLKRLSISGCESLVSLSVSESRVFALQNLILLEVRECPNLVSLAREGLAAPNLIRIVVSDCDKLESLPPQLNTLLPNLKSLQIGNCPRIESFPAEGMLPSLTFIEISNCEKLVSGVAWPSMDMLTHVRINGLCHGIKSFPKESLLPPSLQSLYLGQFTSLETFDCKQLLHLTSLQRLAIDDCPKLNNMAGERLPASLTELHISACPLLTEQCPSFPTSTALRVEWEVIS; encoded by the coding sequence ATGGGTGGAGTAGGAAAGACCACTTTAGCCCAAATGGTGTACAATGATGACAACTTGAagcacaattttaattttgatttcaaaGCATGGGTTTGTGTTTCTGAAGTATTTGACATCATGAGGGTTACAAAAACTTTGACAGAGGCACTAACTCAACATGCTTGTCAGGTCAATGATCTAAATTTACTTCAAGAAAAATTGGTGGAAAAGTTGAAGGGGAAAAAATTCTTAATTGTTTTGGATGATGTTTGGATGGAAGATTATGATAGTTGGAATCTTCTTAAAAAACCTTTGCAATATGGGATTAGGGGAAGCAAAATTCTTGTAACAACCCGCAGTGAAAAGGTTGCTTTTGTAGTCCAAACAGTTCAAACCTACCATTTAAGCCAACTGTCAAATGAATATTGTTGGTCAGTGCTTGCAAACCATGCGTGTCTTTCCCTAAAATCTGATAAGAGTACAACAGCTTTGGAGAAAATTGGCTTGGAGATTGTTAAGAAGTGTAAGGGACTGCCTTTAGCTGCACAATCACTTGGGGGTTTATTGCGAAGAAAGCGTGATATCAGGGATTGGAATAATGTGCTGAATAGTGACATTTGGGAATTACCTGAAAGTGAAAGTAAGATTATTCCATCATTAAGAATTAGTTATCATTATCTCCCTCCTCATTTGAAGCGTTGctttgttcattgttctttatatccaaaagattttgaattaaaaaaaaacgatGTGATCCAGTTGTGGATTGCTGAAGATCTTATACCACCaccaaaaaaaggaaaaactttAGAAGAAGCTGGCCATGAGTATTTTGATTATTTAGTTTCGAGCTCATTTCTTCAACGCTCGAGTCCTACTCGATGGAATGAGGAGTCTTTTGTGATGCATGATCTCATGCATGATTTGGCAACATTATGCGGTGGAGAATTCTACTTTAGATCAGATGATCTTGGGGGAGAAACTAAGATTGGTAGCAAAACTCGTCATTTGTCATTCCTCAATTTCAGTTGTCCCAGGTCGGAAAATGTTGGATTCTTTAGTGGTGCTAAATTCCTAAGAACGTTTTTTAGAACCAATTATGAAAAACATTCATTTGAGGATGACGAGGTAGTGTGTATTGAGCTGTCAAATCTTGAGTACCTGAGAGTTTTATCATTTACTTCCTTCAAAAAGCTCACTGCATTGCCTGATTCTATAGGCGGACTAATCCATTTGCGTTATTTGGATCTCTCTAGCACAGGAATAAACTCATTGCCAGAGTCATTGTGTAATTTGTATAATCTGCAAACATTGAAGCTGGAACATTGTTATAGCCTGACTATGCTACCTAGTGGGATGCAAAATCTTGTAAACTTGCACTATCTTTGCATTCATGGAACTTCTATAAAAGAGATGCCGAAAGGAATGAGCAAATTAAAGCAATTGCAACATTTACCTTACTTTATTGTGGGTAAGCATGAACAGATCAAGATCAAGGAACTTGGAGGGCTTTCAAATCTTCATGGACGATTTTCAATTAGAAAATTGGAGAATGTTGAGAATGGTAGTGAAGCGTATGAGGCAAAAATGATGGATAAGAAGCACATTCGCCATTTAATATTGGCTTGGTCTTTGGATAAAGATTGTATTGATTCCGGAATTGAAATGGATATACTTTGCAAGTTAGAGCCTCACCAAGATCTTCAGTCCCTAGAGATAAACCGCTACAGGGGTACAAGATATCCGGATTGGGTTGGAAATCCTTACTACCACAATATGACTAGAATAACGTTGTATGGGTGCAAAAACTGTGTTATTCTCCCTTCACTTGGACGTCTTCCATCTCTCGTGCACCTGGGTATTTATCGTTTGAAGACGATAGAGAAGGTTGATGCCAGTTTTTTGAACAATAATACTAAAAATGATGGGTCTTTGTTGACACCCTTTCCCTCACTTGAATCTCTTGAATTTAAGAAGATGCCTTGCTGGGAGGTGTGGAGTTGTTCTGAGCCACGTGCTTTTCCTCAACTTAAGCGCCTGACGATTGAAgattgtccaaaattgaagggAGATTTGCCAAGTCACCTCCCTGCTCTAGAAGAACTTGAGATTAAAGATTGTGAGCAACTTGCATGTTCTCTCCCATGGGCTCCCGCCATACGCCAAATGACGATAATTAAATCCAAAATAGTAGTCTTGCAAGAGTTACCAGTTTCAATAGAATGTTTGACAATCGAAGCAAGCCCAATGGTGACGGAATCCATATTTGAAGCATTCATTAACAAGAAACCAACTTGTCTCAGATCTTTAGAATTAAGGGATTGTTCTTGTTcatttggcatgtcatttccaGGTGGTTGTTTACCCGCATCACTGAAGACTTTGTATATAGAGGATTTTAGAAAACTAGAATTCCCTCAGCAGCAGAAACAGACACACGAGTTACTAGAGTGGCTGGAAATAAAGAGCAGCTGTGATTCGCTTACGTCTCTCCCACTGGAGTCTTTTCCAAATCTCAAACGACTATCCATCTCAGGTTGTGAAAGTTTAGTATCTCTTTCGGTGTCAGAGTCACGGGTTTTTGCACTTCAAAATCTGATCCTACTTGAGGTTCGGGAATGCCCCAATTTAGTATCATTAGCAAGAGAAGGATTGGCTGCGCCCAACTTGATTCGCATCGTTGTTTCTGATTGCGACAAGTTAGAGTCATTGCCTCCTCAGTTGAATACTCTTCTCCCAAATTTGAAATCGCTTCAGATAGGTAACTGCCCTAGAATCGAGTCGTTTCCTGCCGAAGGTATGCTGCCTAGCTTGACATTTATTGAGATCAGTAATTGTGAGAAACTAGTGAGCGGCGTAGCATGGCCATCCATGGACATGCTTACCCATGTCAGGATAAATGGTCTATGTCATGGGATCAAGTCCTTCCCAAAAGAGAGTTTGCTGCCTCCCTCCCTTCAGTCGCTATATCTAGGCCAATTTACAAGTCTCGAGACGTTCGATTGCAAGCAGCTTCTCCACCTCACCTCCCTCCAACGATTAGCAATTGAtgattgtccaaagctgaacAACATGGCGGGAGAAAGGTTGCCTGCCTCTCTAACTGAGCTTCACATCTCTGCATGCCCTTTGCTGACAGAACAGTGCCCATCATTTCCCACATCCACTGCATTGAGGGTTGAATGGGAAGTAATTTCATGA